The Plasmodium gaboni strain SY75 chromosome 9, whole genome shotgun sequence DNA segment ttgttattatttatatcatgtagtttttcatttttattatacatacaattatcattcatattattatttgcTGTGTTCTTATTATTCAAAGCAATGTTCAAATTGttgtgataataattttctttcatgttattattatgaacaTTTCTTATGTTATctaaataattattattccCATCATTaatgtatgtatttttatttacttGGAAGGATTCATCCAgcatatttttattaagatcgttcttattatttaaattaagTGATTTCTTAGCATATGCACTAACactattaatattgttattGTTCATATGGTTTAAATTGTTCATATggtttatattattcatattattcatatgatttatattattcatatgatttatattattcatattatttatattattcatattattcatattattcatattattcacattattcatattattcacattattcatattattcacattattcacattattcatattattcatattattcatattacTCACATTGTTGTAACTATTCGTTTCTACCATTTTATTTGGACGCTTTTCTTCATTCATTTTTTGGTTTGATAAAATCATATGAGAAGGAATTGTTATTCCATTTTTTCCATGCGCATATGTATAAGTATCTTTATTAACtttcattttatttgtcataaggttattattattcatattattgTTCGCTTGATTCATATTCTGATTTGAAATAGAATACATATTATCACTCACATTGTCCTTAGcgtatatatttatagaatccctcacattatttattttattttccacatgaatattcatcatattattaaaagcatgttcgtttttttttatatttaaattatttgaaatatttgTTGGCACACCAACATTTGATAAGAACGAATTCATGTTGTTTGGTATATTGGTTCGactattatttaaaaaattgtttatatttttatttaacattatatttgtcatattatcattcaagaaattatttcttttgttGTTTTGAACTACACCTAAATTAAAGTTAGTCTTATTCATATAATCATTttcattcatttttatattattatttggAATGGTTATATGAAGAGAgttttttttcatatttaaaaagtCTACATTATTTTCACGTTGGTTATTCAACAAGCTCCCTCGTCTTTCTTCCATTTGGTTCAATACCTGGTTAAATGATTGATTCAATGATTGGTTCAATGATTGGTTCATTGATTGGTTCATTGATTGGTTCAATGAATGATTCATTGGTTGGTTAATGGTTTGATTCATGGCTTGTTTTACACTTgattcattttttataaatccattgatattattattattaatcatattttccatgttatcattattcaataattttttttctccatattctttatttaaaatatttaacaTATTTGGCATTACTGgttttttattatttgttagAAAGCCATTAAATCTGTCACTAACCtttacattattatttatgttattCATGTTATTCATGTTATTTAAGTTATTCATGTTATTTAAGTTATTCATgttattcatattattcatattattcatattattcatattattcatgTTACTACTTTCATTGgatgtaatatttttcctATAGCccaaattattatttgcACTTATTGTttgaaaatttttattatccTTCATATGTGCAAAATCcattacatttttattcatCAATGCTCTATTATTACAATCACCAACATgatgattattatttatattcttcatttttatattcatacACTTATTAGAAGTCATGTTTTgtttattaattaataattttgtagGATTATGAGCAAACGAATgaacaatattattattttttaaaatctGAGAATTGtttccatttttattacatgttatattattatgtattgcgtttatattttttaatgtattattcattgaattcatatttttaaaaatatcattttccaaatttttatttttcttcataaAGCTATTTATactattcatattattaagGTTATTAAAACTGTTCACCATTTTggaattatttatattattaatactattcatattatttacatttacaacattttttataactttATTCATGTTATTCATGTTATTCAAGTTGTTCACACTATTTATGTTATTCATGTTATTCATGTTATTCACACTATTTATGTTATTCATGTTATTCATactattcatattattcatattattcatactattcatattattcacactattcatattattcacactattcatattattcacaCTATTCACACTATTCATATTTGTCATTTTAtcctttatatattccatGTTATCATTATTCACATAACAATGTTGATCAAATCCATTTTTCATGTTGTCGTGATTCGTTTTATGATTAGTATTAGGTGCATACACATCCATATTATGATTAATCTTTTCATATGTATTCGCCTTTATATCATTATGGCAGTTGCTCGAAATACCTTTTTGATCTTCTAAATTAATAGAactattatatttatcatcTTTCACATCATGCATAGAAAGATTAACAGAGTTAGGTTCACTCATATTATTAccattcatattattattagcattgtcttcattattataaacattatttacataattattttctctcatgttattattaaaaccatcatttataaaaaaattatcatttatattagtATCATGTATATCTATATAACTcttattcatattattatttttatgattcttaattttattattcattttttctttatttgaaatattaCCATAAAAGGCATGTTCATCCTTTACaccattattatttttatcattataagAATATGAATCAGAGTTCTTAATAGgacatatattttttttctttatactatcgaatttatatattttattatcaaaatgatacatattattactactattattattaatgctattttttttttttaaattattacGATTCATATTGGAATTATTGTCACCACTAGGAACATTCTTATCATCACCATGATCgtttttatcatcattaatattattgttattatttgtatatgtTGTACTCCTATTATTTTCACAGTCTAGTATgtcattttcattattattttttttatcatcgAACATATAATTGTAAGAAAAGNNNNNNNNNNNNNNNNNNNNNNNNNNNNNNNNNNNNNNNNNNNNNNNNNNNNNNNNNNNNNNNNNNNNNNNNNNNNNNNNNNNNNNNNNNNNNNNNNNNNatatatttaatatatacatatatataataatttcattgattttattaatttttttttttttctttttctagtcgtaaaatttaaaagattaacttattatattacaGTCAGTTGGGttttataagaaataaaaaaaaaaaaaaaatatatatatatatatatatataatatattttatatatatatattttattttttttttattttttttgttggTTTGTTTTATGATTTAAGAACTGTAAAggtttatattattatatatatatatatatatatatatatataatatatatttatttaaacGTACCATgttttcataattataaaataaattatatcatttcaatatcatttatttaatttttttttttttttttttttttattattattaaaaaaaacaaatgatTAACCACGtttaattttatgaaataaataagaatatatttttctataaattttattatattatttataaatacgtaaatgtattttctttaattattatattttatatttattttcttcattccatttttataaaatgataGGTACCATACTTTCAATTTTGTTTACTCTTATTAAATTGTGTATAGCAACCTCTCCaattatttgtattatcTTGATATTTGTattgaataaaaataacacacctgatgataaaaaaaaaaaaccaGATTTCTATTTTGAAGTAGATTAAAATGGAGACAAACAAAACACCTTGTTGTTATTTCATAAAGAGGaatgtttaaaaaatataaaaaggaaaaaatatatatatatatatatatatataaaggaaaaaaaataaaaaaaggagAACAAAATAAACCTTATATAGAGGAAATGTGAATATACTATGGAAACAAGAGAAACtgattttaaaaaatatatataaaataatctaatgaaatataatttaaaggaaagaaaaaaataattacagtgttatacatttatatttggATGTCTTACTAttttaaacatatttatGAACAGAACAAAGCCAAAAAATAGATTCttcgtttttttttttttttttttttttcaaaagtatttagtaaaaataaaataattttcttaAAACGACgatatacaaaaaaaattttgtttaAAATTTCTACACATTTAGCgattaaaataaaaaatatatatatatataacatcatatggataatataatattatataactcatacaacatatattatgatattacatgtgtttatattatctaatattatttataatttgaTATAGTTGAATgacttttttttttttttttttttaaaaactattttacttttatttgtagacataaataatttttttttttttttttttacattcGAACCATAtaacttttatatatttaattttttatgtacACATAAGATTTACAcatcttttaataaaacatatatatatatatatatttatttatttatttttatctcatatgaaataatgagataatataaaaaagaaagaaaaaaaaaaaaacgtTCTCACTTTTGTCTCATGAGATTTTTTCccttatatatatatatatatatatatttttttttttatttatatgtttacATTTAACATATGTGCGTTAAAATTAAGTCATTGGTATctctatattattttttaaaataatgctacatatatttttttttcttttgaaggaaaataaaatgagaaaatacataaaacaggcttcataatttttactacacatataaatatatatatataaatatatttttttttttatgacATCTTTTTATTAAGCGTCCTATATGCGTTCTATATGtgttcatataataatatatcattaataGATATGATTcatttaattattatattatttaaattgtTATAAACCTTTTTAAtcacacatatatattatatatatgtgcgTATCTATTTTTGaaatgaattttttttttttttttatcttgTTGTGTCTTACATAATATGAAATTTTAAAggaaggaaaaaaaaaaaaaaaataaataaaaaaattaaaaattaaaaattaaaaattaaaaattaaaaaataaaaaataaaaaataaaaaataaaaatgaatacaGACATTTCAGAAAATAACGatacaaatatttataacaCTTCAACTGAAAATGATAAGTTATATTCTATCCATTCTACTAAGAAAAACCAAAATTATGAATTActaaataattatgatgaaaaatataattatacaactcataatattttgaaagatttaaataatgatgtAATAACTACAACTCACAATGATGATATGGATAcaataaattataataacgacaatgaaaaaataaaatatgtagTAGAAAGAGAAGAAgacaatataaataaaacgCATGTAGAAATGTTGAGAAAATTAAAATCAAACCAAGAAATAGtaaatcaaaaatataaaaaaaataataaaacgaaaaatattatatatatatatatatataatttatacatataatttttttttttttttttttttttttttttttttttaataNNNNNNNNNNNNNNNNNNNNNNNNNNNNNNNNNNNNNNNNNNNNNNNNNNNNNNNNNNNNNNNNNNNNNNNNNNNNNNNNNNNNNNNNNNNNNNNNNNNNNNNNNNNNNNNNNNNNNNNNNNNNNNNNNNNNNNNNNNNNNNNNNNNNNNNNNNNNNNNNNNNNNNNNNNNNNNNNNNNNNNNNNNNNNNNNNNNNNNNNNNNNNNNNNNNNNNNNNNNNNNNNNNNNNNNNNNNNNNNNNNNNNNNNNNNNNNNNNNNNNNNNNNNNNNNNNNNNNNNNNNNNNNNNNNNNNNNNNNNNaataaaaaaaaaaaaaaaaaaaaaaaaaaaaaaaaaaaaaaaaaaaaaaaaaaaaaaaaaaaaaaaaaaaaaaaaaaaaaaaaaaaaaaaaaaaaaaaaaaaaaaaaaaaaaaaaaaaaaaaaaaaaaaaaaaaaaaaaaaaaaaaaaaaaaatataaatataaaaaaaaaaattaaaaaaaaaaattttttttttttttttttttttttttttttttgttaatagaatttaaaaagaggtgaagaaataaacaaaaatgtGTGCACATTCCTATATGatgattttatattatccaaaaaaaaaaaagggttgaataaaattataaataagTTATCTCTCAATACATTCAACTTGTACTTCAGAAAGGATTCAAATTGTTACATTCAAGTTCCACCAGTAGGAAATATAATAGATATGAcaatatattcttttttatatatatatatatatatatatatatatgtattttttttttttttttttttttttgtgagGTTCTAAATTTATTGAGGGGAGATATAGACGATATACTGATTGGTCTAAAATATTTGTTCGATAATATTGACGAGATAAATTTCCtcattttaaattttttaaataaattaaaaaaaaaaaaaaaaattcaaaagAATAAAGTCTTATTACATTTGATagattttatattaaataaactatttgaaaataatttaaattacAGATATAAAAAGACATGCATTTTGGATTTTTATGACAATTTGAtgtttaataaaaataccTTCTTCGAGTCAGGTATTGAATGAATTTTATACTggttataaaaataaaataaaataataaataacTACGACgaataatacatatatatatatatatatatatatatttatatttatgtatatgtctatatataaattttgaTGTGCTTTTctaattatatatatgcttGGTGATGACTATTTTAATAggaataataaatgatgcaattaatataaaagacttaagattaatatatttttacaaacataatattaaaatgaagaaggaaaaaaattttcttgttaaaaaaaaaatatataattatgaaagGAATagagaaaaaattaaattacaaaagaatgataagaaaaatgaagatgatatggatcatcaatattatcataccaataataacaataacaaatacaattattttgtaataaaTCAGAGTGgtcatatattaaatgaaaaatgttatagaaagaaaaaaaaaaaaaaaaaaaaatttatatgtggTGAAATTCCATTACCTAACAAATATATAGGTgttcataaatatttaaaaaacaaatcaatatttgataattataattacaataatttttttattaataataagaaaGAAATAATCTACAACATTGATAAGTGtgttaaaaaatatataagtgATCAAAGAAAATGTGATGAAAGGAAAACTAATATATGTACTTGTATTTctaatattattgtaaATGTAAATAGTGATGCAAAATTGCGgtaattttataaaatgcaaaattttttataattacaCGTCAATgcttttatattaaaaaaaaaaaaaaaataacatataaataaataaatatatatatatatatatatatatatatatttatatatatttatatatatatatttatatttatatttatacatattttacACATAATATCAATTGCTTATTATTTATGACAGCgaaattattaatacaGCAAAGAAAGAAGTAAGAAATGTAAAGAACgttttaataaaaataaaaaagatcGAACATTTAGTCGACAAACTAATTAAGTACGATaaggaaaatattattgtagaggataaaaatgaagaaacaaaagaaaagaaaaaatgtgaagaaaaaaaatcGACTATGAGATCTAAACAACAGTTAGGAGAAGCAAAAGAAGATTATTTAGATGAACATAAAAAAGGAGAcaatgaaaataaagaaaataatgaaaatgatgaaaataatgaaaatgatgaaaataaagaaaataatgaaaataaagaaaataatgaaaataaagaaaataaagaaaataatgaaaatgatgaaCATATTAAACGTGTGgattatgaaaatattaaatgcattaaaaaaaaaagtaatagcgaagatataaatatttacttagatataaatgatgatcaaataaataatagtttaaaaaataatttaaaagaaaaatgttTTCTTCAAAACGATaattacataaataatagGGAAAAGCAAAAAAAAGGATTAATCAAAAGAAAATACAATGAACTCACAAAGGGAGAGGAATTAAGACACTGTAGacataaaaatgaattagaaaataatgCAATTGTGCCCAAAACATTTTCACAAATATTTTCCTCTGAGGAAAGGGAAAAAAAAcgaaaaagaaaagaaaagagaaaaaaagaaagaaacaaaaaagaTGTTGTTGATAGGAAGGACAAAAGCGAGGAAGATaatcaaaattataaaaataatacaaattataaatatgagaaaaatgaagaagaaacATCTTCACAAAAGGATAGTGACGAAAGTATAAaaactttttattttgaagaatttgattttaattttgttttacTGGGAAGTGTGAAAAAAGGTTCAGACAGACATAAATCTTTATTGTTTAAAgtaagaaatataataaaaaaaaaaaataaataaaataaataaataataaatgatcttatttttacataggtaaaataaatataaatatatatatatttatttatttattaatttatttatttgtttttaatttgtGTTAGGTCTTGTGTGATTCTATTGATATACCATGCAGATATATCCGTTATGttaaaaacaaaacagTTCATTATTTTAATCTTGTATTAATTCCTTCTATACCTGGtagataaataaaaaaatatataaatatttacatatatatatatataatatatttatatgatagataatataatgattaatttgttttatatacaaaatatttatatattttatttttttttttatattttactCCTGTCCTAATTTATAACTCTACTCCTATATATAAAGCCCAAAATATTACAGAGTGTTTAATACCTATTTTTTGggaaaataataaaataaaaattaaaacaaatttaaatattcaatCGAAAATAACAATATCTAATTTTCTgaataacataaaaattaaatttaattttcttGATAATTTCTTCCTAAagtataattttttcaccaaaaaaaaaaaaaaatatatatatatatatatatttattcatatttatatttttaatttacatttcattattattattcccataaaatattgtataacatatatttctGATTGTctgattatttttttatactttatataatttttatagGATATGggaaaataataatgaaataataaatatagaagattatttcatatttgaaaaaaaattaggAATGGGAGGATTTGGTGAAGTGTGGAAGGTAAAActaaaaaatgaaaaaaattttcataattCGTTTTTTTATTCTGATATCAAGAATACTTCCACGTTTGCTCTGAAAATATTGGACATGAAGTAAGGACgtacacataaatatatatatatatatatatatatatatatataacacatatatgttatattatattttttatgttctCCTATTAGTGAATTTAATTTGAATGAATCTATCATTATGAGAGAAAAGGCACATACAAATATCATCAAAATTTATTGTGTTTTTAAAGGTAACAcatgaaatatatataagttaaaaatatatatatatatatatatatatattattgtttaCCTTTCAGGATAtcaaatattaattaatagACAGAAGGAAAACGAAAAGAAAGAATCCCTTTGCTTTCTTCTCGAATTAGCTGATACGTCTTTaggtaaaaaaaaaaaataaataccattatatttatattaatatgataCAACATNNatatatatatatttcatgttttagaaaaattattttgtgACAAAAGGACAGTATACAATTTAAATTTTGTGAGACTCACACTTTTGGAGATAGCCAAGTTGAAAaaatcaatatataaataaaacaaaaatatatatatatatatatatatatatatatatatatgattgtatatattatacatatatataaccCATTTCATTATACAGCATAATGTCCTATATCCATAAGCCCAATATTAAACAAGagttttatatatatcgTGACTTGAAACCAGATAATGTATTAATAAAGGTTACACATACATAAAGgatatgaatatatatatatatatatatatatatatatatatttatttatttatttatttatttatttatttatttttatccaaataaatataatatattacacatttatttttgtatattcaTAAATCGTTGAAGGGTAAGAAGATATTAATAACCGattttaatttatcaaGAAAAGTCGATCAAGATTTTGAATTTTTAATGAGTCAATGTTGTGGAACAAAAGGTCATTTAGCACCTGAACAAAAAAGCGTATGCtatgataaaaatgtgGACGTTTGGGCTTTCtctattattatatctaaatttttaaaacatcAAAATTTTCACTACTTTTCTCACTGTATGTATGATATCAATTTGAGTCATTTTGAAATTCAAGTACAAAAATccaaaagaaaaacaaaaatatatatatatatacatcccctttttatttatacaccactttatttattttgtcACCAATAGGAtgaatttttaataaatttgtTACTAGCTTGCATTGATGATAACCCTTTCATGAGACCAACGTTTGAGGAAATATCTCAGTAAagaaatacaaaaaaataaatatataaacacaCATACAACACACAaacacacatatatatatatatatatatatatatatatatatttttttatttattta contains these protein-coding regions:
- a CDS encoding putative protein kinase, coding for FSYNYMFDDKKNNNENDILDCENNRSTTYTNNNNNINDDKNDHGDDKNVPSGDNNSNMNRNNLKKKNSINNNSSNNMYHFDNKIYKFDSIKKKNICPIKNSDSYSYNDKNNNGVKDEHAFYGNISNKEKMNNKIKNHKNNNMNKSYIDIHDTNINDNFFINDGFNNNMRENNYVNNVYNNEDNANNNMNGNNMSEPNSVNLSMHDVKDDKYNSSINLEDQKGISSNCHNDIKANTYEKINHNMDVYAPNTNHKTNHDNMKNGFDQHCYVNNDNMEYIKDKMTNMNSVNSVNNMNSVNNMNSVNNMNSMNNMNNMNSMNNMNNINSVNNMNNMNNINSVNNLNNMNNMNKVIKNVVNVNNMNSINNINNSKMVNSFNNLNNMNSINSFMKKNKNLENDIFKNMNSMNNTLKNINAIHNNITCNKNGNNSQILKNNNIVHSFAHNPTKLLINKQNMTSNKCMNIKMKNINNNHHVGDCNNRALMNKNVMDFAHMKDNKNFQTISANNNLGYRKNITSNESSNMNNMNNMNNMNNMNNMNNLNNMNNLNNMNNMNNINNNVKVSDRFNGFLTNNKKPVMPNMLNILNKEYGEKKLLNNDNMENMINNNNINGFIKNESSVKQAMNQTINQPMNHSLNQSMNQSMNQSLNQSLNQSFNQVLNQMEERRGSLLNNQRENNVDFLNMKKNSLHITIPNNNIKMNENDYMNKTNFNLGVVQNNKRNNFLNDNMTNIMLNKNINNFLNNSRTNIPNNMNSFLSNVGVPTNISNNLNIKKNEHAFNNMMNIHVENKINNVRDSINIYAKDNVSDNMYSISNQNMNQANNNMNNNNLMTNKMKVNKDTYTYAHGKNGITIPSHMILSNQKMNEEKRPNKMVETNSYNNVSNMNNMNNMNNVNNVNNMNNVNNMNNVNNMNNMNNMNNINNMNNINHMNNINHMNNMNNINHMNNLNHMNNNNINSVSAYAKKSLNLNNKNDLNKNMLDESFQVNKNTYINDGNNNYLDNIRNVHNNNMKENYYHNNLNIALNNKNTANNNMNDNCMYNKNEKLHDINNNKMDILKCHVDDRLTMAGDTKNNGAHPYKNNVLMNQSRKTRNSKNEEILNFIEENGNIDERIITDIHMDNKINDRRYINKENLIIKCENNRDINYIDKNQKIESGKIIDNMNNSIKNNNSFYQNNIIMPNNYLYNNNNINENNNVVLMKGSLNYKGVINNDKKMEQANKNYVENNNDMSNINSPILNHNMQSNINVPLKYNQEVIMNNELHNSMKNINMKNVNNNNNIKNNNLICYRNMDCHNYIINQHSNSIPEKYSKSKQAIDNNNMKNKNIPNVLENIGACNNNIVKGYYVNNNMNDNKQNSYDIEHGNYKYISNSSDLTKKKKKNHENMFRMSKSQLLSLENDIKYLQSLTSYIIKPKDLYFETFEEVDVLSYDKNEEYINNIIHNNNNINNNNFLNSDGIIMHILNNGASKDYGLNGCKINNKDFLNAKMKREIRKTKYYTNKFSNKLKYTVIEEGSFGVVYKGWYKGMNVAVKVPVDKMARQDPYGLTKRSINEWKILAKCDHPNIIKLCGGIIHSYFDIWLVTKLVNGLDLHTIKNNMNKDEKVLGIDISLKMCRQLAEVINFLHTPIKNKKNVIIHRDIKPENLIIDSDWNIHLCDFGDAEECEDGIVTNVSGATWIYAPPELLTCHPLKQSSDYNFLDHTKLSYKWDIWSMGCVFQEMMNLPSPFQHYIITFDESDQIYEKLVDVFTKKLPPCIHSKIENSPFADIIRLCLNYDPNLRPTASEIVQLLNQPDEYLLLKRK
- a CDS encoding hypothetical protein (conserved Plasmodium protein, unknown function), which encodes MIGTILSILFTLIKLCIATSPIICIILIFVLNKNNTPDDKKKKPDFYFEVD
- a CDS encoding putative protein kinase, yielding MNTDISENNDTNIYNTSTENDKLYSIHSTKKNQNYELLNNYDEKYNYTTHNILKDLNNDVITTTHNDDMDTINYNNDNEKIKYVVEREEDNINKTHVEMLRKLKSNQEINLKRGEEINKNVCTFLYDDFILSKKKKGLNKIINKLSLNTFNLYFRKDSNCYIQVPPVLNLLRGDIDDILIGLKYLFDNIDEINFLILNFLNKLKKKKKIQKNKVLLHLIDFILNKLFENNLNYRYKKTCILDFYDNLMFNKNTFFESGIINDAINIKDLRLIYFYKHNIKMKKEKNFLVKKKIYNYERNREKIKLQKNDKKNEDDMDHQYYHTNNNNNKYNYFVINQSGHILNEKCYRKKKKKKKKFICGEIPLPNKYIGVHKYLKNKSIFDNYNYNNFFINNKKEIIYNIDKCVKKYISDQRKCDERKTNICTCISNIIVNVNSDAKLREIINTAKKEVRNVKNVLIKIKKIEHLVDKLIKYDKENIIVEDKNEETKEKKKCEEKKSTMRSKQQLGEAKEDYLDEHKKGDNENKENNENDENNENDENKENNENKENNENKENKENNENDEHIKRVDYENIKCIKKKSNSEDINIYLDINDDQINNSLKNNLKEKCFLQNDNYINNREKQKKGLIKRKYNELTKGEELRHCRHKNELENNAIVPKTFSQIFSSEEREKKRKRKEKRKKERNKKDVVDRKDKSEEDNQNYKNNTNYKYEKNEEETSSQKDSDESIKTFYFEEFDFNFVLLGSVKKGSDRHKSLLFKVLCDSIDIPCRYIRYVKNKTVHYFNLVLIPSIPAQNITECLIPIFWENNKIKIKTNLNIQSKITISNFLNNIKIKFNFLDNFFLKIWENNNEIINIEDYFIFEKKLGMGGFGEVWKVKLKNEKNFHNSFFYSDIKNTSTFALKILDMNEFNLNESIIMREKAHTNIIKIYCVFKGYQILINRQKENEKKESLCFLLELADTSLEKLFCDKRTVYNLNFVRLTLLEIANIMSYIHKPNIKQEFYIYRDLKPDNVLIKGKKILITDFNLSRKVDQDFEFLMSQCCGTKGHLAPEQKSVCYDKNVDVWAFSIIISKFLKHQNFHYFSHCMYDINLSHFEIQDEFLINLLLACIDDNPFMRPTFEEISHLLFNEIIRNELEQNTRLKMMNIFNYKKKRKEIE